The Dysidea avara chromosome 13, odDysAvar1.4, whole genome shotgun sequence genome includes a region encoding these proteins:
- the LOC136243466 gene encoding 2-dehydro-3-deoxy-L-rhamnonate dehydrogenase (NAD(+))-like — translation MAAITKQFEGQVAIVTGGADGLGKAIVRMLAENGARVMVFDLAEDKMKVFVDELTSSGYDTRSCKVDVSVEASVKEGFSEFAKFSDRLDIMINCAGIVGPNGVKSESVAVEDFDKVYAVNLRGSFLTMKYSLVEMKKLNYGRILLIASIAGKEGNAGMSPYSASKAGVIGLVKSAGKEYATTGITINALAPAVVRTAMVEAMDPAQVKYMTDKIPMQRCCTTEELVSMTKFIVSKEASFNTGFCFDLTGGRATY, via the exons ATGGCTGCGATCACCAAACAGTTTGAGGGACAAGTAGCCATCGTCACAGGAGGAGCTGATGGGCTGGGGAAGGCCATAGTTCGTATGCTGGCAGAGAACGGAGCCAGAGTGATGGTATTTGATTTGGCAGAAGATAAAATGAAAGTGTTTGTTGATGAGCTGACTTCTTCAGGCTATGACACGAGAAGCTGTAAGGTTGATGTGTCAGTGGAGGCCTCAGTTAAGGAAGGGTTTAGTGAATTTGCAAAGTTCTCAGACCGGCTGGATATCATGATAAACTGTGCCGGCATAGTGGGCCCCAATGGTGTTAAAAGTGAATCAGTAGCCGTGGAGGATTTTGATAAAGTATATGCAG TGAACTTGAGGGGCAGTTTTCTGACGATGAAGTACTCACTTGTGGAGATGAAGAAACTGAACTACGGCAGGATACTCTTGATTGCTTCTATTGCTGGAAAGGAG GGTAATGCAGGAATGTCACCATACAGTGCTAGCAAGGCTGGTGTCATCGGCCTGGTGAAGTCAGCTGGCAAAGAATATGCCACTACAG GTATTACAATAAATGCACTAGCCCCTGCAGTGGTGAGAACAGCAATGGTGGAGGCCATGGACCCAGCACAAGTGAAGTACATGACAGACAAGATCCCCATGCAAAG GTGCTGTACAACGGAGGAGTTAGTTTCCATGACAAAATTCATTGTGTCCAAAGAAGCATCATTCAACACTGGATTCTGCTTTGATTTAACAGGTGGAAGAGCCACCTACTAA
- the LOC136243467 gene encoding uncharacterized protein, whose protein sequence is MTALNVVAVGKEELQKERESLLEVKKIIEEQLAVLKAEELTLRGVLQTQSSLSSTELAAASAASAENQGAEKENVVAEIGTSLQLDHSNIASSGSTELPELYLAVSTQHSETLEVQTAEEENEDDDV, encoded by the exons ATGACAGCCCTTAACGTGGTGGCCGTGGGCAAAGAAGAGCTACAGAAAGAGAGAGAAAGCTTGCTGGAGGTTAAAAAAATTATAGAGGAACAGCTTGCAGTATTAAAG GCGGAAGAATTAACTCTGAGAGGGGTGCTACAGACTCAGTCCTCTTTGAGTAGCACTGAACTAGCTGCAGCTTCTGCTGCAAGTGCTGAGAATCAAGGAGCAGAGAAGGAAAATGTGGTAGCAGAAATTGGAACTTCCTTGCAATTAGACCACTCCAACATCGCATCTAGTGGATCTACTGAGTTACCAGAACTCTACTTGGCCGTCAGTACACAACACAGTGAAACTTTAGAAGT ACAAACTGctgaagaagaaaacgaagatgATGATGTTTAA
- the LOC136243461 gene encoding nucleoredoxin-like produces MAVSSLLGDTVIKKISGDKVEEAATATFSGAGKVVGLYFSAHWCPPCRAFTPKLAEWYNKIKSGSNAENFDIVFLSSDRDEGSFREYFNEMPWHAVSFSDKATKTNLSRKFKVSGIPTLILLDGETGAVLTADGRSIVAEDPEGTQFPWKPKPLSELIGEEFVTTGLKEVGKEAIEGKVLGLYFSAHWCGPCRGFTPQLVESYNKLKQAGKNFEIIFCSSDRDDKSFKDYFGTMPWISLPYNDPRKKALSRHFDVSGIPTLVIVDEERKLVTTQGRAAVSNDADGKEFPWYPKPLNKLTGATAGQINDSPSLILFTNGEQEEMDKAMKVIEPVAKEYIEKWKKENKEQEVYFFYAGTGDGSDDDIVQSLRQFANLADTTPLLTIIDIPEQTVYVSDTTDMTEALIREYLSKYLAKTLDGKPLRST; encoded by the exons ATGGCAGTAAGCAGTCTTCTTGGAGATACAGTAATTAAGAAGATCAGTGGTGACAAGGTGGAAGAAGCAGCCACAGCTACGTTTTCTGGAGCAGGCAAAGTGGTCGGACTTTACTTCTCTGCTCACTGGTGTCCACCATGCCGCGCCTTCACCCCAAAACTGGCTGAGTGGTATAACAAAATCAAGAGCGGATCAAATGCCGAAAATTTTGACATCGTCTTCCTCAGTTCGGACCGTGACGAAGGAAGCTTTAGAGAATATTTCAACGAAATGCCATGGCATGCAGTTAGCTTCAGCGATAAAGCTACTAAG ACGAACTTGTCTCGAAAGTTTAAGGTGTCTGGTATTCCAACTCTAATCTTGTTGGACGGCGAAACAGGCGCTGTATTGACCGCTGACGGAAGATCCATTGTAGCGGAGGATCCTGAGGGAACACAATTCCCATGGAAGCCTAAACCACTCAGTGAGCTGATTGGAGAAGAATTTGTTACCACAGGTCTGAAGGAAGTTGGAAAGGAAGCAATTGAGGGTAAAGTGCTGGGACTTTACTTTTCTGCCCACTGG TGTGGACCATGTCGAGGATTCACCCCCCAACTTGTGGAATCTTACAATAAGCTCAAACAAGCTGGAAAGAACTTTGAAATCATTTTCTGCAGCAGTGACAGAGATGATAAATCTTTTAAGGACTACTTTGGAACAATGCCTTGGATATCTCTTCCCTATAATGATCCAAGGAAAAAAGCTTTGAGCAGACATTTTGATGTTTCAG GAATCCCCACCCTCGTGATTGTTGATGAGGAGAGGAAACTTGTCACTACTCAGGGAAGAGCAGCTGTCTCCAATGATGCTGATGGCAAGGAGTTTCCATGGTACCCTAAACCGCTTAACAAGCTGACTGGAGCTACTGCCGGCCAAATCAATGACAGTCCATCTCTCATCTTATTTACTA ATGGTGAGCAAGAGGAGATGGACAAGGCAATGAAGGTCATTGAACCAGTTGCTAAGGAATACATAGAAAAATGGAAGAAGGAAAATAAGGAACAG GAGGTGTACTTCTTCTATGCCGGTACTGGGGATGGAAGTGATGATGATATTGTGCAATCATTACGTCAATTTGCCAACCTGGCAGACACCACCCCACTACTAACTATCATAGACATTCCTGAGCAGACAGTGTATGTGAGTGATACTACAGACATGACTGAAGCTCTCATTAGAGAATACCTATCCAAATATCTGGCTAAAACATTGGATGGAAAACCACTCCGTTCAACTTAG
- the LOC136243464 gene encoding protein-tyrosine sulfotransferase 1-like yields MAARSCTAVHYRRPYNVQETMKAICAPRRMNRIHRLVFCLFGVSFLLVLWMWHAYLPGDKIRCNSPDCWKQYEAIMANTKEEKKTFRSPLANIRGVVLGGVERSGINLLRTVLNAHPMLDCTHEISLTKWKEYDMTDHEVLLDIAKAIKEELPDDNICVRADFDYIDIISKILPNAKFIVVVRDGRAVAHSLTSHTGMYPDFDSALNEWSKSLTMMLDNCYGLGNEVCMIMIYEKLVVDTEVWIKAALNFAGLPWNSDVLNHSSITEDDYYNKLGMIHGRLKEPIHSDSIDEWRPSVTEEEAQRLFALAPLLRKLGYPQ; encoded by the exons ATGGCTGCGAGAAGCTGTACAGCCGTACATTACAGAAGACCGTACAACGTGCAGGAGACGATGAAAGCTATCTGTGCCCCGAGAAGAATGAACCGAATTCATCGCTTGGTCTTTTGCCTCTTTGGCGTTTCCTTCCTACTCGTGCTGTGGATGTGGCATGCCTACCTGCCTGGTGACAAGATACGCTGTAATTCTCCTGACTGTTGGAAGCAGTACGAAGCGATCATGGCTAACacgaaagaagaaaagaaaacgTTTCGGTCACCACTGGCCAATATAAGAGGAGTAGTATTGGGCGGGGTTGAAAGGAGTGGTATCAACTTGCTACGTACTGTGTTGAATGCACACCCAATGCTGGACTGTACTCATGAAATATCCTTGACAAAGTGGAAAGAGTATGACATGACAGACCATGAGGTGCTGTTAGACATTGCCAAAGCAATCAAAGAAGAACTACCGGATGACAACATTTGTGTTAGAGCAGACTTTGATTATATAGACATAATTTCAAAGATTCTTCCCAATGCCAAATTTATTGTCGTCGTCAGGGATGGTCGAGCAGTGGCACATTCTTTGACATCGCACACCGGCATGTATCCTGACTTTGATTCTGCATTAAATGAATGGAGCAAGTCTCTTACCATGATGCTTGATAACTGCTATGGATTGGGTAATGAAGTGTGTATGATCATGATTTATGAGAAGCTGGTCGTTGATACAGAGGTGTGGATCAAAGCGGCACTCAATTTTGCTGGTCTACCATGGAATTCAGATGTACTGAATCATAGTAGTATCACAGAGGATGATTACTATAACAA GTTAGGGATGATCCATGGTAGACTAAAAGAGCCCATCCATTCTGACTCTATTGATGAGTGGAGACCAAGCGTGACCGAAGAAGAAGCACAGAGACTATTTGCGTTGGCACCGTTACTGAGAAAACTGGGATACCCACAATAG
- the LOC136243463 gene encoding protein-tyrosine sulfotransferase 1-like, which translates to MMAGIRRWKLFLCLSFSVVALILLFGETKFSFSSIRIPACLQQPQVQEKIRSVVVDSEVNAQLIVKPVIFVGGVPRSGTTLMRVMLDAHPDIRCGEETRVVTRLLAMRYNWEVRDIERRRLDSAGLNMSVLDDATRAFISQVIVNHGPPAEYYCNKDPLNFKYLKTLIRMFPNGKYILMIRDGRAVAHSIVTRNVTIGGVDTKSLLSAVSFWNKALTTMLEQCNAIGHNKCLSVYYEKLVKDPEFWMRRILRFAGIPWHKNVLRHHELISSKEISLSKMEPSTNQVKEPVNSKAIDKWRHDIPEEMQKKMYRTAPLLSQLGYS; encoded by the exons ATGATGGCAGGAATTCGAAGATGGAAACTATTTCTATGCCTTTCCTTCAGTGTCGTCGCTCTAATACTTCTATTTGGAGAAACGAAATTTAGCTTTTCGTCGATACGGATCCCTGCATGCTTACAACAACCACAAGTTCAGGAGAAGATTCGATCCGTGGTGGTTGATAGTGAAGTTAATGCACAGTTAATTGTAAAACCAGTGATATTTGTTGGTGGTGTGCCTCGCAGTGGTACCACGTTGATGCGAGTCATGTTGGATGCACATCCAGATATTAGGTGTGGGGAGGAGACCAGAGTTGTTACACGCCTCCTAGCTATGAGATACAACTGGGAAGTACGGGATATAGAGCGGAGACGTCTTGATTCAGCTGGTCTCAACATGTCAGTATTGGACGATGCCACAAGAGCATTTATATCTCAAGTAATCGTAAACCATGGGCCACCAGCAGAGTATTACTGCAACAAAGACCCACTGAATTTTAAATACCTTAAAACACTGATAAGGATGTTCCCAAATGGTAAATACATACTGATGATTCGAGATGGCCGAGCTGTAGCACATTCAATAGTAACTCGCAATGTGACCATCGGTGGAGTTGATACAAAGAGCCTATTGTCTGCTGTCTCATTTTGGAACAAAGCACTAACAACTATGTTGGAGCAGTGCAATGCTATTGGCCATAATAAGTGCTTATCGGTCTACTATGAGAAGTTGGTTAAAGATCCAGAGTTCTGGATGAGGAGGATATTGAGATTTGCAGGAATACCCTGGCATAAAAATGTCCTTCGACATCATGAGCTTATTTCATCAAAGGAAATCTCCCTGTCCAA GATGGAACCATCCACCAACCAAGTAAAGGAGCCCGTAAACAGTAAGGCTATTGACAAGTGGAGACATGACATACCAGAAGAAATGCAGAAAAAGATGTATCGAACTGCTCCTTTGTTAAGCCAGTTGGGCTATAGCTGA
- the LOC136242744 gene encoding uncharacterized protein isoform X1 has product MTSINNNLKRGLEHLILTGVELADRELGSGAFGRTFAVQHNGITCAAKELHPGPLSSNKAEFLKQVFLQQCLLYSNLVHPNVMKLLGVYYPSKQTVLPVLVTELMEYSLTVFLESYPDVIPMFVKLSILQDVSRGVHYLHVQEMIHCNLHSNNVVLTNNLVAKICDFMAVKVIGTHGRMEKRKAFVSPEVLGMDNFYGRSTASDVFSFGCIMCHMITQRWPEPFFYTEIPYPGTGIDLSEIEKRQHYIGQISDESLKQLVISCLNDRPEKRPPISQVSKWITSIVSTHAFPYPGHYLDDSSIKVAFSLAMKEGVAQSRDLQLLLVGAENTGKTCLISSFLGEEFIEGQSATEGIDTGVCKIYCKNWTKISHSDRVDILHHQFIDQCRIDAVKKMMPLNPVKTKALSYSGYVASESAPPPAAIHKDVPEPRPQDMQVGFANRSQMYNPDCLNLSLWDFPGQIIYHNTHSVFISQSGVVTITFNASVKLMDVIVPRATSSPPPECHTNISSIHYWIQVVDSMCSVEGTEVDLSPLHPPIILAGTHIDKLHPDIKVARKIAKEMILPQLIEELADKPYAQHLVGMGEGIEDALNQFCFFISNKCRDEEIERLKSVAVKAATSLRIKQPIFFLKIERAFLQHKEQVISKSHMADVIAESTFSIAENSSEFEGVLKYFHEKRVILYFSEVKSLKNLVILSPRWLAKLFSYIMTAYSYKRGKGFDESWKRLTEYGILHESLIQHMLDKFHSDYPSTIEIAKQQVVDILLHFHLIARITKEAWFSEEGYPSLPESGDTFIVPSLVLNCNAGRHPPNTKQERIIYFKFSSGFVPISLLNQLIADCICRNVEKNSRLLRIRHGLVELQLGAHQKYYISRCVEKESIQLTITMPLRNDLDCAEERKELISDIKMMLDKIMKVFMPAVKKRPVLLVPCPKCTKLHITLDEVYYGNTIFCSASGETDQLVGYYRDLLSTGLDDSTTVAGIERKLEVFTKHYASLINVLPIKNLSKYFVSEGIISFEDDEAIQQARGQSEASSLVLRKIATSLKIGQAKSFDTFLSIMERHGNMATDELANQMRGQLMQYIS; this is encoded by the exons ATGACAAGTATTAATAACAACCTGAAGCGAGGTCTTGAGCATTTGATTCTAACTGGTGTGGAACTTGCTGATCGTGAGTTAGGTTCTGGGGCCTTTGGAAGAACGTTTGCGGTACAGCATAATGGTATCACGTGCGCAGCTAAGGAGTTGCATCCTGGACCTTTATCATCAAATAAAGCTGAATTTTTGAAACAAGTTTTTCTGCAACAATGTTTGCTTTACAGTAATCTTGTCCATCCGAATGTGATGAAACTGTTAGGGGTGTATTATCCCAGTAAGCAAACTGTACTACCGGTACTGGTGACAGAATTGATGGAATATAGCCTCACTGTGTTCTTGGAGAGTTATCCAGACGTTATTCCCATGTTTGTTAAGTTGTCAATATTACAAGATGTCAGTAGAGGAGTCCATTACCTCCATGTTCAAGAGATGATACACTGTAACCTGCATTCTAACAATGTTGTCTTGACTAATAACTTGGTAGCCAAAATTTGCGACTTCatggctgtaaaggtgattGGAACACATGGAAGAATGGAAAAAAGAAAAGCTTTTGTTTCTCCAGAGGTATTGGGCATGGATAATTTTTATGGAAGATCAACTGCATCAGATGTGTTCTCGTTTGGCTGTATAATGTGTCACATGATTACCCAAAGATGGCCAGAACCATTTTTCTACACAGAAATTCCTTATCCTGGTACTGGAATAGACTTAAGTGAAATTGAGAAGCGTCAGCACTACATTGGTCAGATAAGTGATGAGTCACTAAAACAGCTGGTAATTTCATGCTTGAACGATCGTCCAGAGAAACGTCCCCCAATATCACAAGTCAGCAAGTGGATTACCAGTATAGTATCAA CCCATGCATTTCCTTACCCAGGTCATTATCTTGATGATAGCAGTATTAAGGTTGCATTCTCACTAGCCATGAAAGAAGGAGTAGCTCAGTCGCGGGATCTACAACTGTTGTTGGTAGGTGCAGAAAACACTGGGAAGACTTGTCTCATCTCGTCATTTCTTGGTGAGGAGTTTATTGAAGGGCAATCTGCTACTGAAGGAATTGATACTGGTGTGTGCAAAATTTACTGCAAAAACTGGACCAAAATCAGCCACTCTGACAGAGTTGATATCCTGCATCATCAGTTTATTGACCAGTGCAGAATTGATGCTGTGAAAAAAATGATGCCACTGAACCCAGTCAAGACCAAGGCATTGTCTTACAGTGGATATGTTGCTTCTGAGAGTGCCCCACCTCCTGCTGCTATTCATAAAGATGTTCCTGAGCCACGCCCACAAGACATGCAGGTAGGTTTTGCCAACCGTTCCCAGATGTATAATCCAGATTGTCTAAATCTCTCATTGTGGGATTTCCCCGGCCAAATTATTTACCATAACACCCACTCTGTTTTCATTTCACAGAGTGGGGTAGTAACAATAACATTCAATGCATCTGTAAAGCTGATGGATGTGATTGTTCCCCGTGCAACTTCCTCTCCACCCCCAGAATGTCATACCAACATCTCCAGTATTCACTACTGGATACAAGTAGTTGATTCAATGTGTTCAGTAGAGGGAACTGAGGTAGACTTGTCTCCATTACATCCGCCTATTATACTAGCTGGTACTCACATTGATAAGCTTCATCCTGACATCAAAGTTGCTCGAAAGATTGCCAAGGAAATGATTTTGCCTCAGCTTATAGAGGAGCTTGCTGACAAGCCTTATGCTCAACACTTAGTAGGTATGGGTGAGGGCATTGAGGATGCTCTAAATCAATTCTGCTTTTTTATCAGCAACAAGTGTAGGGATGAAGAAATAGAACGTTTAAAGAGTGTTGCTGTCAAAGCGGCCACTTCACTGAGAATAAAGCAACCAATTTTTTTCCTCAAAATTGAACGTGCGTTTTTGCAGCACAAAGAGCAGGTAATATCCAAATCCCACATGGCTGATGTTATTGCAGAAAGTACATTTTCTATAGCCGAAAACAGCTCAGAGTTTGAAGGTGTGTTGAAATACTTCCATGAGAAGCGCGTCATCTTGTACTTCAGCGAAGTTAAATCATTAAAGAATCTTGTGATATTGTCTCCACGCTGGCTTGCTAAGCTCTTCAGCTATATCATGACTGCTTATTCATACAAAAGAGGTAAAGGGTTTGATGAGTCATGGAAGCGGCTCACTGAATATGGCATTCTTCATGAGAGCCTTATCCAACACATGTTAGACAAGTTCCACTCAGATTACCCCAGCACAATTGAAATTGCTAAACAACAAGTAGTGGATATTCTGTTGCACTTTCATCTGATAGCTCGCATCACTAAAGAAGCATGGTTCAGTGAAGAGGGTTACCCATCACTGCCAGAAAGTGGTGACACTTTCATTGTGCCTTCTCTTGTTCTTAATTGTAATGCTGGGAGACACCCTCCTAACACCAAACAGGAGAGGATTATTTACTTCAAATTTTCCAGTGGTTTTGTTCCAATCAGTCTCCTAAACCAGTTGATAGCTGATTGTATCTGCCGTAATGTAGAGAAAAATAGTCGACTGTTACG GATCAGGCATGGTTTGGTAGAACTACAGTTAGGGGCACACCAAAAATACTACATCAGTCGATGTGTGGAGAAGGAAAGTATCCAGTTAACAATCACAATGCCACTCAGAAATGACTTGGACTGTGCTGAAGAGAGGAAGGAACTGATTAGTGACATCAAGATGATGTTGGATAAAATTATGAAGGTATTCATGCCAGCAGTGAAGAAGAGACCAGTCTTATTAGTTCCCTGTCCGAAGTGTACTAAACTCCACATCACTCTTGATGAGGTATATTATGGAAACACCATTTTTTGTTCTGCATCAGGTGAGACCGATCAGTTAGTTGGCTACTACAGAGATCTACTATCAACTGGATTAGATGATAGTACCACTGTAGCAG GTATTGAAAGAAAGTTGGAAGTGTTCACTAAGCACTATGCTAGTTTGATAAATGTTCTGCCCATAAAAAATCTGAGCAAATATTTTGTCAGTGAAGGTATAATAAGCTTTGAGGATGACGAGGCAATACAGCAAGCAAGAGGACAATCAGAAGCATCCTCACTAGTACTTAGAAAGATAGCTACTTCTCTTAAGATTGGCCAGGCTAAAAGTTTTGACACCTTCTTATCCATCATGGAACGACACGGAAATATGGCAACTGATGaattagccaatcagatgagaGGACAACTAATGCAATATATAAGttaa
- the LOC136242744 gene encoding uncharacterized protein isoform X2 translates to MTSINNNLKRGLEHLILTGVELADRELGSGAFGRTFAVQHNGITCAAKELHPGPLSSNKAEFLKQVFLQQCLLYSNLVHPNVMKLLGVYYPSKQTVLPVLVTELMEYSLTVFLESYPDVIPMFVKLSILQDVSRGVHYLHVQEMIHCNLHSNNVVLTNNLVAKICDFMAVKVIGTHGRMEKRKAFVSPEVLGMDNFYGRSTASDVFSFGCIMCHMITQRWPEPFFYTEIPYPGTGIDLSEIEKRQHYIGQISDESLKQLVISCLNDRPEKRPPISQVSKWITSIVSSHYLDDSSIKVAFSLAMKEGVAQSRDLQLLLVGAENTGKTCLISSFLGEEFIEGQSATEGIDTGVCKIYCKNWTKISHSDRVDILHHQFIDQCRIDAVKKMMPLNPVKTKALSYSGYVASESAPPPAAIHKDVPEPRPQDMQVGFANRSQMYNPDCLNLSLWDFPGQIIYHNTHSVFISQSGVVTITFNASVKLMDVIVPRATSSPPPECHTNISSIHYWIQVVDSMCSVEGTEVDLSPLHPPIILAGTHIDKLHPDIKVARKIAKEMILPQLIEELADKPYAQHLVGMGEGIEDALNQFCFFISNKCRDEEIERLKSVAVKAATSLRIKQPIFFLKIERAFLQHKEQVISKSHMADVIAESTFSIAENSSEFEGVLKYFHEKRVILYFSEVKSLKNLVILSPRWLAKLFSYIMTAYSYKRGKGFDESWKRLTEYGILHESLIQHMLDKFHSDYPSTIEIAKQQVVDILLHFHLIARITKEAWFSEEGYPSLPESGDTFIVPSLVLNCNAGRHPPNTKQERIIYFKFSSGFVPISLLNQLIADCICRNVEKNSRLLRIRHGLVELQLGAHQKYYISRCVEKESIQLTITMPLRNDLDCAEERKELISDIKMMLDKIMKVFMPAVKKRPVLLVPCPKCTKLHITLDEVYYGNTIFCSASGETDQLVGYYRDLLSTGLDDSTTVAGIERKLEVFTKHYASLINVLPIKNLSKYFVSEGIISFEDDEAIQQARGQSEASSLVLRKIATSLKIGQAKSFDTFLSIMERHGNMATDELANQMRGQLMQYIS, encoded by the exons ATGACAAGTATTAATAACAACCTGAAGCGAGGTCTTGAGCATTTGATTCTAACTGGTGTGGAACTTGCTGATCGTGAGTTAGGTTCTGGGGCCTTTGGAAGAACGTTTGCGGTACAGCATAATGGTATCACGTGCGCAGCTAAGGAGTTGCATCCTGGACCTTTATCATCAAATAAAGCTGAATTTTTGAAACAAGTTTTTCTGCAACAATGTTTGCTTTACAGTAATCTTGTCCATCCGAATGTGATGAAACTGTTAGGGGTGTATTATCCCAGTAAGCAAACTGTACTACCGGTACTGGTGACAGAATTGATGGAATATAGCCTCACTGTGTTCTTGGAGAGTTATCCAGACGTTATTCCCATGTTTGTTAAGTTGTCAATATTACAAGATGTCAGTAGAGGAGTCCATTACCTCCATGTTCAAGAGATGATACACTGTAACCTGCATTCTAACAATGTTGTCTTGACTAATAACTTGGTAGCCAAAATTTGCGACTTCatggctgtaaaggtgattGGAACACATGGAAGAATGGAAAAAAGAAAAGCTTTTGTTTCTCCAGAGGTATTGGGCATGGATAATTTTTATGGAAGATCAACTGCATCAGATGTGTTCTCGTTTGGCTGTATAATGTGTCACATGATTACCCAAAGATGGCCAGAACCATTTTTCTACACAGAAATTCCTTATCCTGGTACTGGAATAGACTTAAGTGAAATTGAGAAGCGTCAGCACTACATTGGTCAGATAAGTGATGAGTCACTAAAACAGCTGGTAATTTCATGCTTGAACGATCGTCCAGAGAAACGTCCCCCAATATCACAAGTCAGCAAGTGGATTACCAGTATAGTATCAA GTCATTATCTTGATGATAGCAGTATTAAGGTTGCATTCTCACTAGCCATGAAAGAAGGAGTAGCTCAGTCGCGGGATCTACAACTGTTGTTGGTAGGTGCAGAAAACACTGGGAAGACTTGTCTCATCTCGTCATTTCTTGGTGAGGAGTTTATTGAAGGGCAATCTGCTACTGAAGGAATTGATACTGGTGTGTGCAAAATTTACTGCAAAAACTGGACCAAAATCAGCCACTCTGACAGAGTTGATATCCTGCATCATCAGTTTATTGACCAGTGCAGAATTGATGCTGTGAAAAAAATGATGCCACTGAACCCAGTCAAGACCAAGGCATTGTCTTACAGTGGATATGTTGCTTCTGAGAGTGCCCCACCTCCTGCTGCTATTCATAAAGATGTTCCTGAGCCACGCCCACAAGACATGCAGGTAGGTTTTGCCAACCGTTCCCAGATGTATAATCCAGATTGTCTAAATCTCTCATTGTGGGATTTCCCCGGCCAAATTATTTACCATAACACCCACTCTGTTTTCATTTCACAGAGTGGGGTAGTAACAATAACATTCAATGCATCTGTAAAGCTGATGGATGTGATTGTTCCCCGTGCAACTTCCTCTCCACCCCCAGAATGTCATACCAACATCTCCAGTATTCACTACTGGATACAAGTAGTTGATTCAATGTGTTCAGTAGAGGGAACTGAGGTAGACTTGTCTCCATTACATCCGCCTATTATACTAGCTGGTACTCACATTGATAAGCTTCATCCTGACATCAAAGTTGCTCGAAAGATTGCCAAGGAAATGATTTTGCCTCAGCTTATAGAGGAGCTTGCTGACAAGCCTTATGCTCAACACTTAGTAGGTATGGGTGAGGGCATTGAGGATGCTCTAAATCAATTCTGCTTTTTTATCAGCAACAAGTGTAGGGATGAAGAAATAGAACGTTTAAAGAGTGTTGCTGTCAAAGCGGCCACTTCACTGAGAATAAAGCAACCAATTTTTTTCCTCAAAATTGAACGTGCGTTTTTGCAGCACAAAGAGCAGGTAATATCCAAATCCCACATGGCTGATGTTATTGCAGAAAGTACATTTTCTATAGCCGAAAACAGCTCAGAGTTTGAAGGTGTGTTGAAATACTTCCATGAGAAGCGCGTCATCTTGTACTTCAGCGAAGTTAAATCATTAAAGAATCTTGTGATATTGTCTCCACGCTGGCTTGCTAAGCTCTTCAGCTATATCATGACTGCTTATTCATACAAAAGAGGTAAAGGGTTTGATGAGTCATGGAAGCGGCTCACTGAATATGGCATTCTTCATGAGAGCCTTATCCAACACATGTTAGACAAGTTCCACTCAGATTACCCCAGCACAATTGAAATTGCTAAACAACAAGTAGTGGATATTCTGTTGCACTTTCATCTGATAGCTCGCATCACTAAAGAAGCATGGTTCAGTGAAGAGGGTTACCCATCACTGCCAGAAAGTGGTGACACTTTCATTGTGCCTTCTCTTGTTCTTAATTGTAATGCTGGGAGACACCCTCCTAACACCAAACAGGAGAGGATTATTTACTTCAAATTTTCCAGTGGTTTTGTTCCAATCAGTCTCCTAAACCAGTTGATAGCTGATTGTATCTGCCGTAATGTAGAGAAAAATAGTCGACTGTTACG GATCAGGCATGGTTTGGTAGAACTACAGTTAGGGGCACACCAAAAATACTACATCAGTCGATGTGTGGAGAAGGAAAGTATCCAGTTAACAATCACAATGCCACTCAGAAATGACTTGGACTGTGCTGAAGAGAGGAAGGAACTGATTAGTGACATCAAGATGATGTTGGATAAAATTATGAAGGTATTCATGCCAGCAGTGAAGAAGAGACCAGTCTTATTAGTTCCCTGTCCGAAGTGTACTAAACTCCACATCACTCTTGATGAGGTATATTATGGAAACACCATTTTTTGTTCTGCATCAGGTGAGACCGATCAGTTAGTTGGCTACTACAGAGATCTACTATCAACTGGATTAGATGATAGTACCACTGTAGCAG GTATTGAAAGAAAGTTGGAAGTGTTCACTAAGCACTATGCTAGTTTGATAAATGTTCTGCCCATAAAAAATCTGAGCAAATATTTTGTCAGTGAAGGTATAATAAGCTTTGAGGATGACGAGGCAATACAGCAAGCAAGAGGACAATCAGAAGCATCCTCACTAGTACTTAGAAAGATAGCTACTTCTCTTAAGATTGGCCAGGCTAAAAGTTTTGACACCTTCTTATCCATCATGGAACGACACGGAAATATGGCAACTGATGaattagccaatcagatgagaGGACAACTAATGCAATATATAAGttaa